A single window of Fischerella sp. PCC 9605 DNA harbors:
- a CDS encoding tetratricopeptide repeat protein yields MDSLFVNSLLKDLKNPDETVREQATKKLWRIWYQQKGIYGLEMIERSQKLMDSGQIAKAETVLTELVNEQPDFAEAWNRRAFLYYSTGKYEKSIADCLMAIQINPVHFGALHGIGLSYAAVGEYAKAIAAFRRALQIQPYSLLNQKLILECTFRLS; encoded by the coding sequence ATGGATTCTTTATTTGTCAATTCCTTACTTAAAGACTTGAAAAATCCCGATGAAACAGTTCGCGAACAGGCGACAAAAAAACTTTGGCGCATCTGGTATCAGCAAAAAGGTATTTACGGGCTGGAAATGATTGAACGCAGCCAAAAGTTAATGGATTCAGGTCAAATTGCCAAGGCAGAAACAGTACTAACCGAGTTAGTTAACGAACAACCAGATTTTGCCGAAGCTTGGAACCGTCGTGCTTTTCTTTACTACTCCACTGGCAAATATGAAAAATCTATAGCTGATTGCCTGATGGCTATTCAGATTAATCCAGTCCATTTTGGCGCACTTCATGGTATAGGCTTGTCTTACGCGGCAGTAGGAGAATATGCTAAAGCGATCGCTGCTTTTCGTCGCGCCCTACAAATTCAACCCTATTCCCTCTTAAATCAAAAATTGATTCTCGAATGCACGTTTCGATTGAGTTAA